Within the Bacillus sp. FSL K6-3431 genome, the region GTCATGAAATAGCGAATCATACATATTCACATCCACATCCTAATTCTAAACGTGCTACATATGAATTATTGGAAAAAGAATTAAAAAAGACAGATGAAATCATTTTTAATATTACTGGTTCCAACCCAATATTTTATCGCCCTGTTGGAGGAGATTATAATGACGAAATTGTTAATACTGCCGTCCAACAAGGGTTTAGGGTAATTATGTGGTCGTGGCATCAAGACACGCAAGATTGGAAAATGCCAGGGGTAAATAAAATTGTTACCAAAGTAATGTCTGGTGCTAGCCCGGGTGATATCGTGTTATTTCACGATGCAGGAGGAGACCGTTCACAAACAGTTGAAGCACTTAAGAAAATTTTGCCGGCATTAAAAAAGCAAGGATATGAATTTGTCACAGTCTCGGAGCTACTCCAAAGAACAGGAATAGAAGTATTGCAATAACCAGAGTGGCTTATAAAAGTTGCGAGTGGCAGTAAAAATGCAGAGTGGCTTATAAAAGTTGCGAGTAGCCAATAAAAATGCAGAGTGGCTTATAAAAGATGCGAGTGGCCAGTAAACATGCTGAGTGGCTTATAAAAGTTGCGAGTAGCCAATAAAAATGCTGAGAGGCTTGTAAATGCCGCCAATGGCAAGTGTTTTCTGTGAAAAGTAACCCACAAAGATGAAAACCTTTATAATGATATCAATGTCGAATCATGGCGAATGTGTTATAATAATGGAAAAGAGTTAAGTCTAATTGAAAGTGCTATAATTTATTATTTTGTATTGTTGAATGCCCTCCTCTGCCTATATTTTTACTATTAGAGGTTATCTTTATGGGCCTTACGATCAAAGAAAGAAATTGCATTAATGCACAGCATTAGGAGCTTTTAGGGGGTCGTCCTGATAATGAATTTGGAAGCATTGATTAATAAATATTATGACCAATTAAACGATAATGACTTACATGTAATCGGTTACGTTAGTCAAAATATAGAGTTGTGTAAGGATAAAACCGTCACAGAAATTGCAAAGTATTGTAATGTCTCGCCATCTACGATTATTAGAACAACGAAAAAGTTAGGCTTTCGTGGTTATAGTGAATTTCGGTACTTTCTAATAGAAGAGGCTGATCGAATAAAAGAAACGAAAGTGTCTAATAATCAATACTTCAATAGTTCAGTTTTATTAAAAGATGTGCAGGAAACAATAAAACTTTTTGAAGAAGATAAAAGTTTAGAGAAGATTTACAAGTTATTTTTAGAGTCAAATAATATTTTTGCTTACGGAACCGGATATGGGCAAAATTTGATGCTTAAGGAATTCTCAAGATGTTTAATGAATAATAATATATATTTAAATATTATACCCAGCAAAACTGAACTTGATTTAATCTCTCATACAATTACTCCAAATGATTTATTATTGGTTGCATCTCTATCAGGGAATATGAAATCTATTGATTCGATGATAAAAAATATTGCAGTAAAGCAAGTACCAATGGTTTCGGTTACTGTTTTTTCAAGAAATGAATTATCCTATTTGGCAAATTACAATCTTTATTATCAGGTTTCGAATTTAAATAAAATTAGCCAATTAAACAACTCCTCATTTTGTACATTAAATCTAGTATTAAGTTTATTGTACGAAGGATTCGTAAATTACGTTAAAGAGATTGAATAATGCTACTTGATTCTATTTTATGACCTATTTTGTATGAATTGTTGTTTAACCCGTGGGCCGAATACCTTGTCGAGCCTGATCAACTCGTTATAACAGTTTTTCATAAAAACCTATTTGAAAATAGCTTTTTAAATAATCGGAGGGTTATCATAATAATTGATACCCTCCGAATCATTTATGTCATAATTTAATTATTTTACATTTACCGTTAAAACGACACTATCTTTCGTAGCAGCGCCATAGTTATACTCAATGTTCGCAACTTTATCCATATTCGTGATGATCAGAGGTGTGATGGTGGATTTAGCTTTTTCCTTAATTAGGTCTATATCAAAGGAGATTAGTTTTTGGCCAGCAGTCACCTTGTCCCCAGCATTAACAAAACTCTCGAAACCCTCACCAGATAGGTTTACTGTATCAATTCCAATATGTAATAATATTTCCAAACCATTATTTGATTTGATTCCTACCGCATGCAAGGTTGGGAATACTTGAACAATCTCACCATCAATTGGTGCATATAAGATATTTTCTGACGGTTGAAAAGCGATTCCATCACCCATCATTTTTGAAGCAAATACTTCATCAGGAACTTCAGAAAGAGGAAATCCTGTTCCAACAATTGGAGACTTTATTTCTAGTTTATTATTCTTTTTAAAAAAATTTAACATTAATTCTCCCCCTCTATATACTACTTTCTTAACGCCCTAAAAAACAAACGAACTTTTTCTCGCAGTTATCCTTCGTTTTCCACGGCTAAGCTGTTGCAGGTATTGAAAAAACAATGGGCGGGAATAGGAGAGCTTGATTTATTCCCACCCATTGAGGATTTTTATTTACATAGCCCCAATACTAAATGCATCATCACATCGATTCCTTTTTTTATATCTTCATAATCCGTCCATTCATCTGGATGATGTGATATACCATCTTTACTTGGCACGTATATAAAATTAGTAGGAGCAAAATCTGTCATGATCATTGCATCATGCCCAGTTCCGTTATTGATGATCGTATATTTATAACCTAACTCTTTACAAATGTTCTCCATGGTGTTTACATTTTCTTTTACCATCACGCTAGGAGGAGTTGGATTGCTATAGCCGATTCGGGCCATTTCTATCAATTCTATATCCACATTTGTCTCTTCTTGAATAGACTTTATTTCTGCCATCAATAGATCATGTAAATTAACATTATTGAGAGTTTCTACATCAAAAGTTCTGATTTCTACTTTAGCTTGAACATATTCCGGAACAAATTGGTGGGAATTAGGTGAAACTTCCATTTCTCCTACAGTTCCTGTAATCCCTGACCCTAATGATTTTACAATTTGATTAACGGCTAAAACAAATTTTGATGCCGCGATCATTGCATCTTGTCTTGTATCCATTGGTGCTGTCGAGTCCGCTAACTTGCCGTGGAACTTAACTTTATACCTGCCGATGCCAGGAAGATACTCGACTAAACCGATATCGATATTATTATTATCTAGCACAGGTCCTTGTTCAATATGAAGTTCTATGAAATTTTTTATTGAACCTTTTTCCCTTTTAGCAGCTTCTAAGTCAGGAATCAGACCATATTCTTTCATTGATTCTCTTTTGGTTAAACCATGTCTATTTTTAACAGTATCTAGTTCTTTCTCTGTTAATGTTCCGACCATTGCCCGAGAATTTGATACCCCAGTACCTGGTCCATACGTTTCTCCTTCTTCAGCATTCATCGCGATGATTTCTATCGGATATTCATTTTCAATATTATTTTCATGAAAAACGCGAAGAATTTCTAAGGCTGCAATAGTGCCGGCAACTCCATCAAAAGCTCCTCCATTTACGACAGAATCATAATGGGATCCAATCATAATCACCGGTGCGTCAGGGTTTTTTCCTTCTCTACGGCCAAATAAGGTTGAGAATCCATCTTCCCACACTTTTAAGCCGATTTTTTCCATTTCATTTTTCAAATACTCTTTTGCTACTTTATCTTCGTGAGAATATGATGACCTTGTAACCCCATTACCTGGAGTTGCAGTAAAGGTAGCTAATGTCTCAATGTCTTTAATTACTCTATCCAGATTAACCTTCATACTTATCATCCTTTTCAAGTATATAATAGATATCTGGAATAATCGTAGCACTAGAAAAATAGAGGAACAACACATGTCGTGTATTAAGATTTTTTAATCTTATTATGAATAAAACTTCTTTTTTGTAAAAAATATGCGGTGAACCGGAATAGAATGGTCAATATATTTATCTGAGTATTGCAAAAATGGTGAGTAGCAATTTTATCGGAAGATGGATGATCGACAGAATACGATAATGTATATATTACCTTAATAAATATTTAATGCTATCCATACCAATTTCCTCAAATGCTTGTGAAATTGACCATGTCAGAAATAGACAAATTGTTCAATCCTATATTAGGATTGAAATCTTTAAAAAACATATCTTCCTAATATAAAAGACCCCCAAACATCGGTAGAAATCGACATTTAGGGAGTCTATGTAAATAATACCTTGGTTTAAAAGCTTCCATACTCCTTTTAATTGAATCAACTTCATCAATATTTATATGATCTTGTACCATCATAATATAATCAAGAGTGGGTGCTTTTAATGCGGTGTCGATGATATCTGGAATAGGTAAGATTCCTGTTCCTATTTCAGTAGAGCATTGTGGACTTCTTGTATCTTCAAATATTGGATCAT harbors:
- a CDS encoding polysaccharide deacetylase family protein; its protein translation is MIVNESMAEIHDRAYYEKTGDVIWDISVEEKVIALTFDDGPHYIYTPQILDVLAKYDAKATFFVIGKHAEEYPDLILREKAEGHEIANHTYSHPHPNSKRATYELLEKELKKTDEIIFNITGSNPIFYRPVGGDYNDEIVNTAVQQGFRVIMWSWHQDTQDWKMPGVNKIVTKVMSGASPGDIVLFHDAGGDRSQTVEALKKILPALKKQGYEFVTVSELLQRTGIEVLQ
- a CDS encoding MurR/RpiR family transcriptional regulator is translated as MNLEALINKYYDQLNDNDLHVIGYVSQNIELCKDKTVTEIAKYCNVSPSTIIRTTKKLGFRGYSEFRYFLIEEADRIKETKVSNNQYFNSSVLLKDVQETIKLFEEDKSLEKIYKLFLESNNIFAYGTGYGQNLMLKEFSRCLMNNNIYLNIIPSKTELDLISHTITPNDLLLVASLSGNMKSIDSMIKNIAVKQVPMVSVTVFSRNELSYLANYNLYYQVSNLNKISQLNNSSFCTLNLVLSLLYEGFVNYVKEIE
- a CDS encoding PTS sugar transporter subunit IIA, with amino-acid sequence MLNFFKKNNKLEIKSPIVGTGFPLSEVPDEVFASKMMGDGIAFQPSENILYAPIDGEIVQVFPTLHAVGIKSNNGLEILLHIGIDTVNLSGEGFESFVNAGDKVTAGQKLISFDIDLIKEKAKSTITPLIITNMDKVANIEYNYGAATKDSVVLTVNVK
- a CDS encoding M20 family metallo-hydrolase gives rise to the protein MKVNLDRVIKDIETLATFTATPGNGVTRSSYSHEDKVAKEYLKNEMEKIGLKVWEDGFSTLFGRREGKNPDAPVIMIGSHYDSVVNGGAFDGVAGTIAALEILRVFHENNIENEYPIEIIAMNAEEGETYGPGTGVSNSRAMVGTLTEKELDTVKNRHGLTKRESMKEYGLIPDLEAAKREKGSIKNFIELHIEQGPVLDNNNIDIGLVEYLPGIGRYKVKFHGKLADSTAPMDTRQDAMIAASKFVLAVNQIVKSLGSGITGTVGEMEVSPNSHQFVPEYVQAKVEIRTFDVETLNNVNLHDLLMAEIKSIQEETNVDIELIEMARIGYSNPTPPSVMVKENVNTMENICKELGYKYTIINNGTGHDAMIMTDFAPTNFIYVPSKDGISHHPDEWTDYEDIKKGIDVMMHLVLGLCK